The sequence AATCAGCACCATGCTGAGTGTTATCAAAGGCGTACGAGCTGGTGTGATAAATGGGCACTGCGACCGCTTTGGTCGTTGGCTCAACGCTGTAACCGGCGTGAATCGCCAAGGTCTCAAGACGTTGAGGAGTCGCTGATTTTTGGGCTGCTTGTTCGTCACTCATTATATATTCCTTTATTTCGATAAAAGTTATTAATCAATAAATGACTAATCAACAAATTATTAATTAACAATCTACCACTGAAAATTCAGCTAAAAAACAATTTACCAAATCATAGCAATAAAAAAAGCCAAGTTCATCAAAACTTGGCTTTTTAATTAAAATAACTCTTCAGATATTACTTAACGCTTTGGCTTTTACTGAGATTTCTATTTATAGTAAGCGTTTTCGGTACGGGTATGATCGGTTTCATCAATCACTTGGGTCAGCTCTGGAATTTGTTGTTTCAGCTGCACTTCAACGCCTTGACGTAAGGTCATGTCAACGGCTGAACAGCCTTGGCAACCACCACCGAATTTCAAGACCGCAGTCAGACCAACGCCTTCTTCATCAATCAGCTCAAGCAACTGTACGTCACCACCATGGGCGGCCAGACCGGGATTAATCTCTGACTGCAATACGTAGTTGATACGCTCTTCGACACTGGCATCCGCACCCACTTTAGGTACTTTAGAGTTTGGTGCACGGAAAGTCAGCTGACCACCAAAACGGTCTTTATTATAATCAATCACCGCATCCTCTAAATAAGGAACAGACGCCGCTTCGATAAAGGCAGAAAAACTGTCATACGTAAAACGCAGGTCAGCGCTATCCTCTTCGCCCGGTTGGTTATAAGCCATACAGCACTCTGCACGCGGCGTACCTGGATGCTCAACGAAAATACGCACGCCGATACCATCGGTATCCTGCTTGGATAACAAATCTGCTAAGTAGCTTTGGGCTGACTCAGTAATAGTAATATTGCTCTTTGCTACAGTTTGCTCAGTATCTAGCGCTGATTCATAGTCTGCTGACTGGTCTAGTTGGCTCTCAGCTTGGTTGTGCTCACTCATAATATGTCCTATGCGTTATGACACAAACGCTATATCTGTCATGGCTACTGTGTCGTGAATTTAAAATTAGGTAGCGGGTATAAGTTATGCGGGCTATCAATCATTACGGTCTGTTGTATTAAAATGCGGACTGCCGTTGTTATAACATTTTGCTCAATTTATAGCAGC is a genomic window of Psychrobacter cibarius containing:
- the nfuA gene encoding Fe-S biogenesis protein NfuA, with protein sequence MSEHNQAESQLDQSADYESALDTEQTVAKSNITITESAQSYLADLLSKQDTDGIGVRIFVEHPGTPRAECCMAYNQPGEEDSADLRFTYDSFSAFIEAASVPYLEDAVIDYNKDRFGGQLTFRAPNSKVPKVGADASVEERINYVLQSEINPGLAAHGGDVQLLELIDEEGVGLTAVLKFGGGCQGCSAVDMTLRQGVEVQLKQQIPELTQVIDETDHTRTENAYYK